The Astyanax mexicanus isolate ESR-SI-001 chromosome 7, AstMex3_surface, whole genome shotgun sequence genome has a window encoding:
- the metap1 gene encoding methionine aminopeptidase 1 isoform X2, which translates to MAAVLTRECETEGCSKEAKLQCPTCIKLGIQGSYFCSQDCFKGSWSTHKLLHKKAKEDKTKDEGKNCVEKEVNTDPWPGYRYSGKLRPHYPLTPMRLVPGNIQRPDYADHPLGMSETEQMLKGTSQIKILNAEEIEGMRVVCRLAREVLDIAAMMVKPGVTTEEIDHAVHLACTARNCYPSPLNYYNFPKSCCTSVNEVICHGIPDRRALQEGDILNVDITVYHNGYHGDLNETFFVGEVDEGAKRLVQTTYECLMQAIDAVKPGVRYRELGNIIQKHAQANGFSVVRSYCGHGIHKLFHTAPNVPHYAKNKAVGVIKPGHVFTIEPMICEGGWQDDTWPDGWTAVTRDGKRSAQFEHTLLVTETGCDILTRRLDDDGRAHFLTQM; encoded by the exons GATTGTTTCAAAGGCAGCTGGAGTACCCACAAACTCCTCCACAAGAAAGcaa AGGAAGACAAAACAAAGGATGAGGGAAAGAACTGTGTGGAGAAGGAAGTCAACACAGACCCATGGCCGGGGTACAGATACTCTGGCAAACTGCGACCTCACTACCCTCTG ACACCCATGCGACTTGTTCCTGGAAACATTCAAAGACCAGACTATGCTGACCACCCCCTGG GGATGTCTGAGACGGAGCAGATGCTCAAAGGAACGTCCCAGATTAAGATCCTCAATGCTGAAGAAATCGAGGGCATGAGAGTCGTCTGCAGA CTGGCTCGAGAGGTGCTCGACATTGCTGCCATGATGGTGAAACCTGGAGTGACAACAGAGGAGATTGATCATGCTGTACATCTG GCCTGCACTGCACGTAACTGCTATCCATCACCCCTCAACTACTACAACTTTCCCAAGTCCTGCTGTACTTCAGTCAATGAGGTCATCTGCCATGGCATACCAGATCGCCGTGCCCTACAAGAGGGTGACATCCTTAACG TGGACATTACTGTTTACCACAATGGATACCATGGAGATCTGAACGAGACGTTTTTTGTGGGTGAAGTGGACGAGGGCGCCAAGAGGCTGGTGCAGACTACGTATGAATGCTTAATGCAAGCTATTGACGCTG TAAAGCCAGGTGTCCGTTATCGGGAACTGGGGAACATCATCCAGAAACATGCACAGGCTAATGGATTCTCTGTGGTTCGGAGTTACTGTGGCCATGGCATTCATAAACTCTTTCACACCGCACCCAATGTACCGCATTACGCAA aGAATAAAGCTGTGGGGGTGATTAAGCCTGGTCATGTCTTCACTATTGAACCCATGATCTGTGAAG GTGGCTGGCAGGACGATACATGGCCGGACGGTTGGACAGCAGTTACTCGAGATGGCAAACGCTCTGCCCAGTTTGAACACACACTCCTGGTGACCGAAACAGGTTGTGACATCCTCACACGTCGCCTTGATGATGATGGCCGCGCTCACTTCCTGACACAGATGTAG
- the metap1 gene encoding methionine aminopeptidase 1 isoform X1, with product MAAVLTRECETEGCSKEAKLQCPTCIKLGIQGSYFCSQDCFKGSWSTHKLLHKKAKEDKTKDEGKNCVEKEVNTDPWPGYRYSGKLRPHYPLTPMRLVPGNIQRPDYADHPLAAEVGLLAGMSETEQMLKGTSQIKILNAEEIEGMRVVCRLAREVLDIAAMMVKPGVTTEEIDHAVHLACTARNCYPSPLNYYNFPKSCCTSVNEVICHGIPDRRALQEGDILNVDITVYHNGYHGDLNETFFVGEVDEGAKRLVQTTYECLMQAIDAVKPGVRYRELGNIIQKHAQANGFSVVRSYCGHGIHKLFHTAPNVPHYAKNKAVGVIKPGHVFTIEPMICEGGWQDDTWPDGWTAVTRDGKRSAQFEHTLLVTETGCDILTRRLDDDGRAHFLTQM from the exons GATTGTTTCAAAGGCAGCTGGAGTACCCACAAACTCCTCCACAAGAAAGcaa AGGAAGACAAAACAAAGGATGAGGGAAAGAACTGTGTGGAGAAGGAAGTCAACACAGACCCATGGCCGGGGTACAGATACTCTGGCAAACTGCGACCTCACTACCCTCTG ACACCCATGCGACTTGTTCCTGGAAACATTCAAAGACCAGACTATGCTGACCACCCCCTGG CAGCAGAGGTTGGCTTGTTGGCAG GGATGTCTGAGACGGAGCAGATGCTCAAAGGAACGTCCCAGATTAAGATCCTCAATGCTGAAGAAATCGAGGGCATGAGAGTCGTCTGCAGA CTGGCTCGAGAGGTGCTCGACATTGCTGCCATGATGGTGAAACCTGGAGTGACAACAGAGGAGATTGATCATGCTGTACATCTG GCCTGCACTGCACGTAACTGCTATCCATCACCCCTCAACTACTACAACTTTCCCAAGTCCTGCTGTACTTCAGTCAATGAGGTCATCTGCCATGGCATACCAGATCGCCGTGCCCTACAAGAGGGTGACATCCTTAACG TGGACATTACTGTTTACCACAATGGATACCATGGAGATCTGAACGAGACGTTTTTTGTGGGTGAAGTGGACGAGGGCGCCAAGAGGCTGGTGCAGACTACGTATGAATGCTTAATGCAAGCTATTGACGCTG TAAAGCCAGGTGTCCGTTATCGGGAACTGGGGAACATCATCCAGAAACATGCACAGGCTAATGGATTCTCTGTGGTTCGGAGTTACTGTGGCCATGGCATTCATAAACTCTTTCACACCGCACCCAATGTACCGCATTACGCAA aGAATAAAGCTGTGGGGGTGATTAAGCCTGGTCATGTCTTCACTATTGAACCCATGATCTGTGAAG GTGGCTGGCAGGACGATACATGGCCGGACGGTTGGACAGCAGTTACTCGAGATGGCAAACGCTCTGCCCAGTTTGAACACACACTCCTGGTGACCGAAACAGGTTGTGACATCCTCACACGTCGCCTTGATGATGATGGCCGCGCTCACTTCCTGACACAGATGTAG